TCGCCGTCGGCACTGCTGCGTGGATCGTGGCGCTGATCGTCTCGATCGTGTTGCAGGGGCCGCTCGACGAGGCCGGGCTCGGCTGGTTCACGGCCGCGTCGATCGCGGGGGTCGTGGCCGGGCTCCTCGGACTCGCCGCCGTGTTCGTCATTCGCCGGCGCATCCTCGGGTCGACGCGCGACTGAGCGAGCCCGCCCCCATGGGGAACGGGCCCGTCATCATCATCCGGGTGCGCGGACCCGATCGGATCTAGGCGCCGCGGGCGTCGCCTGCGTCGTCCGATTCGTCGACGTCGTCGGAATCGTCGGAATCGTCCGCGTCATCCGAGTCATCGGAATCCTCGGAGTCGTCGGCGTCATCCGAGTCATCCGAGTCATCGGACTCGTCGGACTCGTCGAGCGCATCGATGTCGATCCCGTCGAACTGGTCGTCGGCATCGCCATCGTCGTGATCGTCGTCCTCGGAGTCGAGTTCGTCGAGTTCCTCGTCGTCGTCTTCGTCGTCGCCCTCGGCCTGCTCGGCTTCACTCACCGCGGCGGCGATGGCCTCTTGGGCGGCCTGGTAGTCGGCGAGTCGCTCCGACCAGGGCACCCAGTCGGGCGCGACGAGCGCGGACTCCCCCGGCATGAGCTCGGTCTCGAGCACGGTGGCCTCGTCGTCGACGCCGACCCGAGCGATCGTGACGCTCCAGTGCCAGCCGGGATAACCGGCGAGGTCGGCGGCGAAATGCAGCGTGAGCACGTGTTCGTCTTCGACGAGGTGGCCCACGACGGAGCCCACCGTCTGCGCGGGCGTCACGTCGAGCAAAGCCCGACGGGCGAGGTCGACGGATGCCAGGAGCACCTCGTCGGCCACGGCCGGCGTCGGTTCGGCCTCGGCGATCTGCGTCTCGAGTTCGGGCATCGGCTCGGCGGTGCCGGGCTCCTCGATCTCGGGTTCCGCTGCAGCGGGGACGGTTTCGGAGTCGGGTTGCTCAGGCATCCAGCTCATCAGCCACCTTGCGCATCACGGCGACGATCGTGCGGGCCTTCGCCCGGTCGGGGTAGCGACCGCGGCGCAGGTCTGCGCCGATGCCGTCGAGCGACTTCACGAGGTCTTCGATGATGACCGCCATGTCGTCGGCTGACCTGCGATTGATCTTCGCGAGGCTCACCGGAGCGTCGAGCACGCGCACCGAGAGCGCCTGCGCGCCGCGCTTGCCCTCGGCGACGCCGAACTCGAGCCGGGTGCCCGCGCGCACGGTCGCACCGGCGGGGAGGGCGGATGCATGGAGGTAGACCTCCTGGCCGTCATCGGAGCTGATGAAGCCGAACCCCTTCTCCTCGTCGTAGAACTTGACCTTGCCGGTGGGCATTATGAAAACCTCGCTCGTGTCTGCAGGCGCGCCGAATCGCGGCGCCGTGCTCGGCCCAGTCTAGAGTCCAAGGCCGCGCGAGCGGCCCCGGTGGGCCTATTCTGGACAGGTGAGCGATTCCGGCAACATCACCGACAATCGCGCCGAACGCGTTCTTGCGTACATGTTCGCCGCCGTCGTCGGTCTCTCGATCCTCGCCTTCTTCGCCGTCATGATCGGCACGATGGCGGGCGCTGCAGCCGACGACGGATTCAGTCAGGGCATCTGGCCGTTCGTGCTCATGCTGCCGTGGTTCGGCCTGCCGATCGCGTTCCTCCTGCTCATCACGCTCCTCATCGTCAACGGCATCCGCCGGGCCCGAACGTCGCGCGCCGGATCGAGCTGACCCGGAGACGATGCTCGAGCTCGCCGCACGACTTCGCGGGCTGCCGCGAGAGCAACTCGCCGCAGCGCTTCAGACGCGCGAATTCGACCCGCTCGGCATTCGCGATCTCTTCGACCTCGCCGAGGCGCTGCTCTCGCCGGATTCCGTCGACCAGGCCATCAGTCGCCTCGACCGGCCCCGACTCGCGGTGCTCGCCGCTGCAGCGGGAATCGTCGGCGCCGACGCAGGCACCACGACCGAAGAGGTGCGGGCAGAGCTCGTGCGCCTCGGAGCATCCGCTGAGCTCTCGGATGCCGCGGGCGAGTTGCTCGAGGCACTCTCGAAGAACCTGCTCGTCGTCGAAGCGGGCGATCGCGTGCACGTGCCGTCGGCCGTCGCCGCCAGGCTGACATCGCGCTCGGGCCACGAGATCCCCTCGGCCGCCGAGCTCGCCGCCCCGGCTCCCCCGGTGCTCGTGGCGTTCGACGAGATCGACCGCAGCATCCTCGAACGGCGCGCAGCCGAGACCGCCTACGCGACGGTCGCCGCGACCGCCGAACTCATCGCCGAGCTCGGCACGCAGCCTGCGCGTGAGCTCGCGAAGGGCGGCCTCGCGCTGCCCGACTCGAAGCGCCTCGCCGAGGCGAGCGGCACCGAGCTCGACGCGCTGCCGAGGTTGTTCCACCGCGCCGACGAGGCCGGTCTCGTGGTGCGCGACGGCGCCTTCTGGCTCGAGTCCGATCTCGGAGCGGCGTGGGCGCTCGAGACCGCAGCGGGCCGTTGGCGCAGGCTCGCCGAGTGCTGGCGCGACCGCATCCCGCCGGCGTTGCGCGAGCTCGTCGCCCGGCGCAGCGAGACCCTCTCCGCCTCGACGTTCCGCGACGACGTGAGCTGGTTCTACCCGGCGGGCGGACGATGGCTCTCCGATGGAGTCGAGCGGCTCGTCGACGACGCCGAGGCACTCGGCCTCGCGGTCGCCGGCGAACCCGTCGAAGCCGGCCGGCTCGTGCTCGCCGGCGAGCTCGACCGCGCCGCCGCGCAACTGGCTGCGCACTTCCCCAAGCAGGTCGACCGGGTGTACGTCCAGCACGACCTCTCGATCGTGTCGCCCGGTCCGCTCGACCCGTCACTCGACGCGAGGCTGCGCACGTTCGCCGACGTCGAGGGCCGCGACCTCGCCTCGACCTACCGCGTGAGCGCGGCATCCGTGAATCGCGGCCTCGCCGCCGGCGAGTCGGCCGAATCGATCCTGTCGTTCCTCGGTGCGCTCTCGCTCACCGGCATCCCGCAACCCCTCGAGTACCTCGTCGCCGAGGCGGCGGCGAGATTCGGCTCCGTGAGGGTCGCCGCGGCCGATGAGGCGGATGCCCCGGCGCGCGCATCGATCCGCTCCGACGACGAGCAACTCATCCGCACGCTCTCGGTCGACCAGTCGCTCGCGTCGGTCGGGCTGCGACAGTCCGGCCCGAACCGCCTGCTCTCGCGATTCCCGGCCGAGGTCGTGTTCTGGGCCCTCTCCGACGCGCGCTATCCCGTCGCCGCCGAAGACCCCAGCGGTCGCATCGTGCGACTGCGCCGGCACCGGCTCGCGCACATCCCGGCTCCAGCACCCAAGACCGACCCGATCGCGGCACTCCTCGATCGCGTGCTCGAGCAGGGCGACGAGGGCGCCACCGAGCTCGCATGGCTCGCCCGGCAGCTCGAGGCCGCCGCTCGAGCGAAGGAGACGCTCACCGTCACCGTGCGGATGCCAGGCGGTCAGACGGCCGACTACCTGCTCGCTCCCGCGAGCGTGGCCAACGGAAGGTTGCGCGCGCGCGATCGCAAGGCCGACATCGAGCGCACACTGCCGCTCTCGGCGATCGCCGCCGTCACCCCCGGCCCCGTCGACGGCTGAGCAGCACCTCCGTCTTCGGGCCACCCGGCCGACCGTTCGCCAGACGGGCGTAGACTCGATCGTTATGTCAGACGGCCCCCTCATCGTGCAGAGCGACCGCACCGTGCTCCTCGAGGTTGCACACCCGCTCGCCGAAGATGCCCGGCACGATCTCGCGGTCTTCGCAGAGCTCGAGCGCGCACCCGAGCACGTGCACACCTACCGCATCACGAGGCTCGGCCTCTGGAACGCCCGTGCAGCCGGCCACGACGCCGACGACATGCTCGGCACCCTCGAGCGGTATGCGAAGTTCCCGGTGCCGCAGACCGTCGCCGTCGACATGCGCGAGACCGTCGGCCGGTACGGCCGGCTCATCGTCGACCGCACGGAAGACGGGGCACTGCGCCTTCGCAGCGATGACATGGCCGTGCTCACGGAGGTCGCGGGCGCGAAGCGCATCGCGCCGCTGCTCACCGATCGGATCGACGGCGAGAGCTTCCTCGTCGCGGCGTGGGCCCGCGGGCAGCTGAAGCAAGAGCTCGTGAAGCTCGGCTGGCCGGCTGAAGACCTCGCCGGGTACACGCCCGGCACGCCGCATCCGATCGAGCTCGACCAGACGGAATGGCACCTGCGCGGCTACCAGCAGCAGGCGATCGACAACTTCTTCGGTGGCGGCTCGGGCGTCGTCGTGCTGCCGTGCGGCGCGGGCAAGACCCTCGTCGGCGCGGGCGCGATGGCGACCGCGAAGACCACGACGCTCATCCTCGTGACGAACACCGTCTCGGCACGCCAGTGGCGCGACGAGCTGCTGCGCCGCACCTCGCTCACCGCCGAGGAGATCGGCGAGTACTCGGGGCAGGTGAAGGAGGTCAAGCCCGTCACGATCGCGACCTACCAGATCCTCACGGCGAAGCGGAAGGGCGAGTACGCTCACCTCGCCCTGCTCGACGCGCTCGACTGGGGCCTCGTCGTGTACGACGAGGTGCACCTGCTGCCCGCGCCCGTGTTCAAGCTCACGGCCGAGCTGCAGGCCCGCCGGCGCCTCGGCCTCACCGCGACGCTCGTACGCGAAGACGGCCGCGAGGGCGACGTCTTCTCGCTCATCGGCCCGAAGCGGTTCGACGCGCCGTGGAAGGAGATCGAGGCTCAGGGCTTCATCTCCCCCGCCGCGTGCTACGAGGTGCGCATCGACCTGCCGCAGTCGGAGCGGCTCGTCTACGCGGCATCCGCCGACGACGAGCGATACCGGCTCGCCGCGACCGCACCCGCGAAGCTCGGGGTCGTGAAGGAGCTCGTGGCCAAGCACGCCGGCGAGCGCATCCTCGTGATCGGGCAGTACCTCGACCAGATCGACGAGCTCGCCGACGCGCTGCGGGCGCCGAAGCTCACGGGCGCGACCCCCGTCGACGAGCGGGAGCGGCTCTTCCAGGAGTTCCGCGAGGGCACCACGACGGTGCTCGTCGTGTCGAAGGTCGCGAATTTCTCGGTCGACCTGCCCGAGGCGACCGTCGCGATCCAGGTCTCGGGGTCGTTCGGCTCACGCCAGGAGGAGGCCCAGCGGCTGGGGCGGCTCCTGAGGCCCAAGGAGTCGGGCCTCTCCGCGAACTTCTACACGCTCGTCGCACGCGACACCGTCGACCAGGACTTCGCGCAGAACCGGCAGCGGTTCCTCGCCGAGCAGGGGTACTCGTACACGATCCTCGACTCGCACTCGCTCGCCGCCGCCTGACACTGCAACGGTCGGTGACGCCGGGCTTTGTTCGCAAGCGGCAGCTAGCTTAGGCTTACCTAAGCCTTCGTTCGAGGGCGCCCTCCCCGACTCACGGAGCAGCACCTTCATGCGTTTATCCCGCACTGCCTTCGCCCTCGGCGCTGTCCTCGCCGTCGCCCTCACCCTCACGGCGTGCGCCGCGGGCGAGAGCGGCGAATCGACGTCGACCGCCGACGCAGACGCCCTCACGATCTACGCCGGCCGCAACGAGGCGCTCGTCGGCCCGCTCATCGAGCAGTTCACCGAGGACACGGGCATCGAGGTCGACGTGCGCTACGCGACGAGCCCCGAGCTCAACGCGCTGCTCCTCGAGGAGGGCGAACGCACCCCCGCCGAGGTGTTCCTCTCGCAGGATGCCGGCGCGCTCGGCTCCATCGCGAACGCCGGGCTCACCTCGCCCATCCCCGCCGAGCTCGCCGACCTCATCCCGGCCGGCTTCACGTCCGACGACGACAGCTGGATCGGCGTCACGGGCCGCGCGCGGGTCATCGCCTACGACGGCGAGCACCTCACGAGCGAGACGGTGCCCGACAACGTCGACGCGCTCACGGCGCCCGAGTGGAGCGGCCGCGTGGCCTTCGCGCCCGGCAACGCGAGCTTCCAGTCCTTCATCACGGCACTTCGCGTGCTCGAGGGCGAGGACTCCGCTGCCCAATGGGTCGAGGCGATCGCCGCGAACGACCCGATCCTCACCGACAACAACCTCGCGACGCTCGACCTCGTGAACTCGGGGCAGGCCGACATCGGCCTGATCAACCACTACTACTGGTTCGAGCGCGCCGCCGAGCTCGGCGAGGAGAACATGCGCGCCAAGCTCGAGTTCCTCCCCGGCGACCCGGGCGGCATCGTGAACGTGAGCGGTGCGGCGATCCTGAAGGGCGCGGCCGACGATGCCGACGCACTCGAGTTCGTCGAGTATCTCGTCTCCGAGAAGGCGCAGCAGTTCTTCGTCGACGAGACGTTCGAATACCCCTTGCTCCCCGGCATCGCCGCCCCCGAGGGCCTGCCGGCGCTCGACAGCCTCGTCAACCCCGAGCTCGACCTCGCCGACCTCGAGTCGCTCGAGCAGACGCAGCAGCTCCTCGCCGACGCCGGCCTGCTGTAACCGGCTTCCCCCGTAGGCTGGGACGGATGTCTCGCACACGCGCCGTACGGCCGCCCCGAGCGTTGCTCGCGGCGGCCGTCGTCGCGTGTGCGCTCGCGGCGATCCCCCTCGTGTACCTGCTCGTCCGCGTCGGCACCGCGGGGCTCGAAGACGTCGTCGCGGTGTTCGAGCGGCCTCGGGTGCCCGTGCTCATCGGCAACACGGTGCTGCTCGCGGCATCCGTCACCCTCACGACCGTGGCGATCGGCGTGCCGAGCGCATTCCTGCTCGCTCGTGCACGACTTCGCGGTCGTGCCGTGTGGACCGTGCTCGCCGCGCTGCCGCTCGCGGTGCCCTCGTACCTCGCGGCCTACGGCTGGCTCGCTGCGCTGCCCTGGATGCAGGGATTCTGGGCCGCCTGGTTCGTGCTCAGCCTCGTCGCGGTGCCGTACGTCACGCTCCCGGTCGCGGCTGCGCTTCGGGCCGGCACGACGGGGCTCGACGATGTCGCGCGAACACTCGGACGCGGTCCCCTGGCCGCGTTCCGACTCGGCACGTGGCCGCAGATCCGGCCGGCGGTGCTCGCGGGCGCGCTCCTCGTGTGCCTCTACACGCTGAGCGACTTCGGCGGGGTCGCGCTCTTCCGCTACCAGGTGCTGACGACGGCGATCCAGCAGGCCTACGGCGCGAGCTTCAACCGCGACTATGCGGCGATCCTCGCGAGCCTCCTCGTGCTCCTCGCCGTCGCGGTCGTCATCGCCGAGCAGTTCGCGCGCGGCAGGGCCGCCCGGCAGTTCGGCGCCGTCACCGGACCGGCGCGTCAGCGGCGCGTGCGACTCGGCAGGTGGTCGGCGCCTGCGGTCGCGCTGCTCGCCGTGCCGCCCGGGCTCGCGGTCGTCGTGCCCGTCATGGTGCTCATGGTCCGCCTGTTCGAGGCGCAGACGCTGCGGGAGTTCGATCCGGCCGAGCTCGCCGCCGCTGCGGGCAACACCGTGCTGCTGTCAGCGGGCGGCGCGGTCGTCGCCGTCGCACTCGCGCTGCCGATCGGCATCCTCGCGGCCCGGTACCGCGGCCGCATCATCCGCGCCATCGAGACGACGGGCTATCTGGCGCTCGGACTGCCCGGCATCGTCGTGGGCCTCTCGCTCGTGTTCTTCTCACTCGCTGCCGTGCCGGCGCTCTACCAGACCGCGTTCGTGCTCGCATTCGCCTACGGGGTGCTGTTCATGCCCAAGGCCATCGGCGGCATCCGCAGCGCCACCGCCCAGGTGCCCACGTCGCTCGAAGACGTCTCGCGCACGCTCGGAAACGGGCGCCTCCGCACCTGGTGGCTCGTGACCGCGCGGCTCGCTCGACCGGGTATCGCGGCCGCCGCACTGCTCGTCGCCGTCACCGCCATGAAAGAGCTGCCGGCCACGCTGCTCCTCCGACCGACGGGAACCGACACGCTCGCCACCGAGCTGTGGTCGCGCACCGACGTGTCGGCCTACGGTGCTGCCGCGCCCTACGCGGTCACGCTCCTCCTCGTGGCCGCGGTGCCCGCGTTCCTCCTGTCCCGCGCCCGCGCCGGTGCCGGCGAGCTCGACGAGGCCGTGGCATGAGCCGGCTCCAAGTACGCGACCTGGTCGTCGGCTACGACTCCACTGAGGTGCTGCGCTCCGTCAGCCTCGAGGTGCCCGACGGCTCGCTCCTCGCGATCGTGGGCCCGAGCGGATGCGGCAAGACCACGTTGCTGCGCACGATCGCCGGGCTCGTGCGCGCCCGCGCCGGCGAGATCCGCATCGGCCACCGGATGGCCACGACGCACGGCATCCACCTCGCGCCAGAGAAGCGCCGTATCGGCTGGGTGCCGCAAGACGCCGCGCTCTTCCCGCACCTCACCGTCGCCGAGAACATCGCCTTCGGACTGCCGACCGCTCGCGGCTCCGCGAGGAGCGCCCGGCGTGCAGCGAATCGCGACGATGTGCTGCGCCTGCTCGACCTCGTGGGGCTCGGCTCCCTCGGCGACCGCTTGCCGACGCAGTTGTCGGGCGGGCAGGCGCAACGTGTCGCCCTCGCTCGCGCGCTCGCCTCCGGCCCCGACGTCGTGCTCCTCGACGAGCCCTTCGGAGCGCTCGACCCGATCCTGCGCGCCGAGCTGCGCCGCTCGGTGCGAGAGCTCCTCCGCGAAGAGGGGGTCACCGGCATCCTCGTGACCCACGACCAGGCCGAGGCGCTCTCGATCGCCGACCTCGTCGGCGTCATGCGCGGCGGCGAGTTGCTGCAGCTCGACACCCCCGAGCAGGTGTACCGGCGGCCGGCGACTCCATGGGTGGCCGGATTCGTGGGCGACGCCGTGTTCCTGCCGGGCACGTGGCACGGCGACGAGGTGACCTGCGCCCTCGGGCGGCTGCCCGCCGACTGGGTGTCGGATGATGCGGCCACGGCGTCGCCGCTCGAGGCGCCCGTCGACGGGGCATCCGTCGACGTGCTCGTGCGCCCCGAGGAGCTCCTGCTCCGTCCGCTCGAGGCCGTGCTCGAAGGAGTGCCGGCGACGGGCGACGCGGCAGGACAGGCAGGCCTTGCAGCAACGGTCACGGCGGTGAGCTACACCGGGCACGATGCCATGCTGTCGCTCGTGCTCGATGACGAGACCCGCATCGACGCCCGCGTGACGGCGGCCGGACTCCTGCCGATCGGCACGCGCGTGACGGTCTCGACGACGAGCCGCGTGCTCGCCTACGCTGCGGGCGGCCGCTGACGCCGATCAGCCGCGCGAGTACCGCAGCAACAGCAGGTCGCCCCGCCGGGATGACGTGCACGAGGTGCATGCTCCGCTCCATCTCGACTGCGCCGCGAGAGATGCGGCCCGCGGTCCCGCCCACGAGCATGGGACTCAGGCTGAGGCACAGCTCGTCGACGAGGTCGGCGTTCATGAGCGCGCCGAACAGTCGCGGTCCGCCCTCGCAGAGCACGCGCCCGATGCCCAGGTCGACGAGGGAGGCGAGCATCACCTCGAGGTCGACGGCACCGTCGCTGTCGGCGCGAGCCCCGCCGTCGCCGCAGACGAGCACATCGGCGACGGCCGACAACGCGGCACGGCGGTCGGCCGGCGCCGCGGCGTGCGTCACGACGATCGGCCGTTCGACCGCCTTGGCGAAGAACGGATGCTGCGGATCGAGGTCGAGCGCCGACGAGACCACTGCCAGGCGGGGTTGCGGTGCGCGCCCGTGCTCGAGCCGCCACGCGGCATCCGCTTCGCCGACCCGCACACCGCCGTACCCCTCGACACGCACGGTGCCGGCGCCCACGAGCACGACGTCGGCGAGCGTGCGCATGACGCGCATCGCGAGCCGGTCGGCCTGGTCG
The Agromyces albus DNA segment above includes these coding regions:
- a CDS encoding iron ABC transporter substrate-binding protein, yielding MRLSRTAFALGAVLAVALTLTACAAGESGESTSTADADALTIYAGRNEALVGPLIEQFTEDTGIEVDVRYATSPELNALLLEEGERTPAEVFLSQDAGALGSIANAGLTSPIPAELADLIPAGFTSDDDSWIGVTGRARVIAYDGEHLTSETVPDNVDALTAPEWSGRVAFAPGNASFQSFITALRVLEGEDSAAQWVEAIAANDPILTDNNLATLDLVNSGQADIGLINHYYWFERAAELGEENMRAKLEFLPGDPGGIVNVSGAAILKGAADDADALEFVEYLVSEKAQQFFVDETFEYPLLPGIAAPEGLPALDSLVNPELDLADLESLEQTQQLLADAGLL
- a CDS encoding DUF2530 domain-containing protein; the protein is MRLWLSESERRPDPAPARTDARSALAVGTAAWIVALIVSIVLQGPLDEAGLGWFTAASIAGVVAGLLGLAAVFVIRRRILGSTRD
- a CDS encoding ABC transporter ATP-binding protein — translated: MSRLQVRDLVVGYDSTEVLRSVSLEVPDGSLLAIVGPSGCGKTTLLRTIAGLVRARAGEIRIGHRMATTHGIHLAPEKRRIGWVPQDAALFPHLTVAENIAFGLPTARGSARSARRAANRDDVLRLLDLVGLGSLGDRLPTQLSGGQAQRVALARALASGPDVVLLDEPFGALDPILRAELRRSVRELLREEGVTGILVTHDQAEALSIADLVGVMRGGELLQLDTPEQVYRRPATPWVAGFVGDAVFLPGTWHGDEVTCALGRLPADWVSDDAATASPLEAPVDGASVDVLVRPEELLLRPLEAVLEGVPATGDAAGQAGLAATVTAVSYTGHDAMLSLVLDDETRIDARVTAAGLLPIGTRVTVSTTSRVLAYAAGGR
- a CDS encoding cold-shock protein codes for the protein MPTGKVKFYDEEKGFGFISSDDGQEVYLHASALPAGATVRAGTRLEFGVAEGKRGAQALSVRVLDAPVSLAKINRRSADDMAVIIEDLVKSLDGIGADLRRGRYPDRAKARTIVAVMRKVADELDA
- a CDS encoding DNA repair helicase XPB encodes the protein MSDGPLIVQSDRTVLLEVAHPLAEDARHDLAVFAELERAPEHVHTYRITRLGLWNARAAGHDADDMLGTLERYAKFPVPQTVAVDMRETVGRYGRLIVDRTEDGALRLRSDDMAVLTEVAGAKRIAPLLTDRIDGESFLVAAWARGQLKQELVKLGWPAEDLAGYTPGTPHPIELDQTEWHLRGYQQQAIDNFFGGGSGVVVLPCGAGKTLVGAGAMATAKTTTLILVTNTVSARQWRDELLRRTSLTAEEIGEYSGQVKEVKPVTIATYQILTAKRKGEYAHLALLDALDWGLVVYDEVHLLPAPVFKLTAELQARRRLGLTATLVREDGREGDVFSLIGPKRFDAPWKEIEAQGFISPAACYEVRIDLPQSERLVYAASADDERYRLAATAPAKLGVVKELVAKHAGERILVIGQYLDQIDELADALRAPKLTGATPVDERERLFQEFREGTTTVLVVSKVANFSVDLPEATVAIQVSGSFGSRQEEAQRLGRLLRPKESGLSANFYTLVARDTVDQDFAQNRQRFLAEQGYSYTILDSHSLAAA
- a CDS encoding helicase-associated domain-containing protein, with protein sequence MLELAARLRGLPREQLAAALQTREFDPLGIRDLFDLAEALLSPDSVDQAISRLDRPRLAVLAAAAGIVGADAGTTTEEVRAELVRLGASAELSDAAGELLEALSKNLLVVEAGDRVHVPSAVAARLTSRSGHEIPSAAELAAPAPPVLVAFDEIDRSILERRAAETAYATVAATAELIAELGTQPARELAKGGLALPDSKRLAEASGTELDALPRLFHRADEAGLVVRDGAFWLESDLGAAWALETAAGRWRRLAECWRDRIPPALRELVARRSETLSASTFRDDVSWFYPAGGRWLSDGVERLVDDAEALGLAVAGEPVEAGRLVLAGELDRAAAQLAAHFPKQVDRVYVQHDLSIVSPGPLDPSLDARLRTFADVEGRDLASTYRVSAASVNRGLAAGESAESILSFLGALSLTGIPQPLEYLVAEAAARFGSVRVAAADEADAPARASIRSDDEQLIRTLSVDQSLASVGLRQSGPNRLLSRFPAEVVFWALSDARYPVAAEDPSGRIVRLRRHRLAHIPAPAPKTDPIAALLDRVLEQGDEGATELAWLARQLEAAARAKETLTVTVRMPGGQTADYLLAPASVANGRLRARDRKADIERTLPLSAIAAVTPGPVDG
- a CDS encoding multidrug ABC transporter ATPase, translating into MSDSGNITDNRAERVLAYMFAAVVGLSILAFFAVMIGTMAGAAADDGFSQGIWPFVLMLPWFGLPIAFLLLITLLIVNGIRRARTSRAGSS
- a CDS encoding DUF3027 domain-containing protein, which codes for MPEQPDSETVPAAAEPEIEEPGTAEPMPELETQIAEAEPTPAVADEVLLASVDLARRALLDVTPAQTVGSVVGHLVEDEHVLTLHFAADLAGYPGWHWSVTIARVGVDDEATVLETELMPGESALVAPDWVPWSERLADYQAAQEAIAAAVSEAEQAEGDDEDDDEELDELDSEDDDHDDGDADDQFDGIDIDALDESDESDDSDDSDDADDSEDSDDSDDADDSDDSDDVDESDDAGDARGA
- a CDS encoding ABC transporter permease, giving the protein MSRTRAVRPPRALLAAAVVACALAAIPLVYLLVRVGTAGLEDVVAVFERPRVPVLIGNTVLLAASVTLTTVAIGVPSAFLLARARLRGRAVWTVLAALPLAVPSYLAAYGWLAALPWMQGFWAAWFVLSLVAVPYVTLPVAAALRAGTTGLDDVARTLGRGPLAAFRLGTWPQIRPAVLAGALLVCLYTLSDFGGVALFRYQVLTTAIQQAYGASFNRDYAAILASLLVLLAVAVVIAEQFARGRAARQFGAVTGPARQRRVRLGRWSAPAVALLAVPPGLAVVVPVMVLMVRLFEAQTLREFDPAELAAAAGNTVLLSAGGAVVAVALALPIGILAARYRGRIIRAIETTGYLALGLPGIVVGLSLVFFSLAAVPALYQTAFVLAFAYGVLFMPKAIGGIRSATAQVPTSLEDVSRTLGNGRLRTWWLVTARLARPGIAAAALLVAVTAMKELPATLLLRPTGTDTLATELWSRTDVSAYGAAAPYAVTLLLVAAVPAFLLSRARAGAGELDEAVA